A DNA window from Pseudomonas sp. GD03919 contains the following coding sequences:
- a CDS encoding NAD(P)H-dependent oxidoreductase: protein MKKILLLNGGKQFAHSQGQYNATLHDAAVAFLDRAGFDIKTTFIDGGYDIDEEVQKILWADVVIYQMPGWWMGAPWTVKKYLDEVFTAGHGSLYANDGRTRSDASQKYGSGGLIQGKQYMLSLTWNAPVQAFEDPSDFFEGKGVDAVYFPFHKANEFLGMSALPTFICNDVMKMPDIERDVARYEQHLARVFGVA from the coding sequence ATGAAAAAGATCCTTCTGCTCAACGGCGGCAAACAGTTCGCCCACTCCCAAGGCCAGTACAACGCCACTCTGCACGACGCCGCAGTGGCCTTCCTCGACCGCGCCGGCTTCGATATCAAGACCACCTTCATCGACGGCGGCTACGACATCGACGAAGAAGTGCAGAAAATCCTCTGGGCCGACGTGGTGATCTACCAGATGCCCGGCTGGTGGATGGGCGCACCCTGGACGGTGAAGAAGTACCTCGACGAGGTGTTCACCGCCGGTCACGGCAGCCTCTACGCCAACGACGGTCGCACGCGCTCCGATGCCTCGCAGAAGTACGGCAGCGGCGGGTTGATCCAGGGCAAGCAATACATGCTGTCGCTGACCTGGAACGCCCCAGTACAGGCCTTCGAGGACCCGAGCGACTTCTTCGAAGGCAAGGGCGTGGACGCGGTGTACTTCCCCTTCCACAAGGCCAACGAATTCCTCGGCATGAGCGCCCTGCCCACCTTCATCTGCAACGACGTGATGAAGATGCCGGACATCGAGCGCGACGTGGCGCGCTACGAGCAGCACCTGGCCCGGGTGTTCGGCGTCGCCTGA